The following proteins are co-located in the Urocitellus parryii isolate mUroPar1 chromosome 15, mUroPar1.hap1, whole genome shotgun sequence genome:
- the LOC144250430 gene encoding uncharacterized protein LOC144250430, with product MLTVNPHMAFTRHQRLNTGERLNELKGCEKAFISASDHTQHQTVHTDEKFCEDKDLGKTFIPDSEFQTVHTGKKTYECEECGQAFSLQSSLTGHKRIHTGEKTFKCKEYEKAFRCHSHLSFHKRIHTGEKSYGCKECGKAFSCGSGLIRHQRIHTGEKPYECNDCSKAFTCGSDLTRHQRIHTGEKPYKCNECRKAFSQPSHLIKHHRIHTGEKPYECKECGKTFTCGSHLSQHQKVHTGEKSLQCKECGKSFSSRSNHRQHQLIHTSEKLCEDKECGKFSLSVSAVTQYQTIHNDKKKYECKECGKTFSLRSSLSGHKRIHSGEKPLKCKECGKAFRFHSQLSIHKRIHTGEKSYKCKECGKAFSCGSDLTRHWRIHTGEKPYECHECRKAFNQRSHLISHQIIHMSGKPFECKECGKNFARISHLIQHQNIHKCEKSHECKECGKCFRSCASLSSHNKIHTVEKDLKCKDCGKAFGYMSDLTRHQRIHTGEKPYECKDCRKAFTCGSDLTRHQRIHTGEKPYQCKECRKSFSQHSHLINHQRIHTGEKPYECKECGKDFTRRAYLTRHQKIHTNEKLCQWKECRKVFSSASDHNQHQVVHSGEMLHEEKECRKTFLPDLELTQCQTFHTGKKTYECKECGKTFSLRSGLSCHRRIHSGEKPLKCKECGKAFRFHSQLSVHKRVHTGEKSYECKECGKAFSSGSDLIRHHRIHTGEKPYECTHCGKAFSQRSHLIKHQRIHNGAKPYEWTFPQLMRELCGSTSVSLFPPLPGGTVERRLRDPGIQK from the exons ATGCTTACTGTGAACCCACACATGGCTTTTACTCGACATCAGAGACTCAATACAGGAGAGAGACTGAATGAACTTAAAGGATGTGAGAAAGCCTTCATTTCTGCCTCAGACCACACTCAACATCAGACAGTTCACACTGATGAGAAATTCTGTGAAGATAAGGATCTTGGGAAGACATTTATTCCTGATTCAGAATTTCAGACAGTTCATACTGGTAAGAAAACATatgaatgtgaagaatgtggccaGGCTTTTAGTTTGCAATCAAGCCTTACTGGTCATaagagaattcatactggggaAAAAACTTTTAAGTGTAAAGAATATGAAAAGGCATTTAGATGTCATTCACATCTTAGTTTTCATAAGCGAATTCATACTGGTGAAAAGTCTTATggatgtaaggaatgtgggaaggcaTTTAGTTGTGGCTCAGGACTTATTCgacatcagagaattcatactggtgaaaagccctatgaatgtaatgaTTGTAGTAAGGCCTTTACTTGTGGCTCAGACCTCACTCGACATCAGAGGATTCATACTGGTGaaaaaccctacaaatgtaatgAGTGCAGAAAGGCCTTTAGCCAGCCATCCCATCTTATTAAACATCATAGAATTCACACTGGCGAAAAACCttatgaatgtaaggaatgtgggaaaactTTTACTTGTGGCTCACACCTAAGTCAACATCAGAAAGTTCATACTGGTGAGAAATCACTTcagtgtaaggaatgtgggaaatccTTTAGTTCTCGCTCAAATCATCGTCAACATCAGTTAATTCACACTAGTGAGAAACTATGTGAGGACAAGGAATGTGGGAagttctctctttctgtttcagcTGTTACTCAATATCAGACTATTCacaatgataagaaaaaatatgaatgtaaagaatgtggcaaaacttttAGTTTACGTTCCAGTCTCAGTGGTCACAAGAGAATTCATAGTGGGGAGAAGCCTTtaaaatgtaaggaatgtgggaaggcctttaGGTTTCACTCACAACTTAGTATCCATAAACGAATTCATACTGGTGAGAAATCatataaatgtaaagaatgtgggaaggcctttaGTTGTGGCTCAGACCTTACTCGACACTGGAGAATTCATACTGGtgaaaagccctatgaatgtcatGAATGCAGAAAGGCCTTTAATCAGCGATCGCATCTTATTAGCCATCAGATAATTCACATGAGTGGAAAACCTTttgaatgtaaagaatgtgggaaaaatTTTGCTCGTATTTCACACTTAATTCAACATCAGAACATTCATAAATGTGAGAAATCCCATGA atgtaaagaatgtggcaagtGTTTTAGGTCATGTGCAAGTCTTAGTAGTCACAACAAAATTCATACTGTGGAGAAAGATTTAAAGTGTAAGGATTGTGGGAAGGCCTTTGGTTATATGTCAGACCTTACTAGACATCAGAGGATTCATACTGGTGAAAAACCTTATGAGTGTAAAGACTGTAGAAAGGCCTTCACGTGTGGCTCAGACCTTACTCGCCATCAAAGAATTCATACTGGTGAAAAGCCCTATCAATGTAAAGAATGCAGAAAGTCCTTTAGTCAGCATTCACATCTTATTAACcatcagagaattcacactggTGAAAAACCTTATGAATGTAAGGAGTGTGGGAAAGATTTTACTCGTCGTGCATACCTAACTCGACATCAGAAAATTCATACTAATGAGAAATTGTGTCAATGGAAGGAATGTAGAAAGGTCTTCAGTTCTGCCTCAGACCATAATCAGCATCAGGTCGTTCACAGTGGTGAAATGTTAcatgaagaaaaagaatgcaGGAAAACCTTTCTTCCTGACTTGGAACTTACTCAATGTCAAACTTTCCACACTGGTAAGAAAACATATGAGTGTAAAGAATGCGGCAAGACTTTTAGTTTGAGATCAGGTCTGTCTTGTCACAGGAGAATTCATAGTGGGGAGAAACCATtaaaatgtaaggaatgtgggaaagcctttagaTTTCATTCACAACTTAGTGTCCACAAGCGAGTTCATACTGGTGAGAAATCCtatgaatgtaaagaatgtgggaaggcctttaGCTCTGGCTCAGATCTTATTCGTCATCACAGAATTCATACAGGcgaaaagccctatgaatgtactCACTGTGGAAAAGCCTTTAGTCAAAGATCACATCTCATTAAACATCAAAGAATTCACAATGGTGCAAAACCATATGAAT GGACATTCCCTCAGCTGATGAGAGAACTATGTGGCTCAACCTCTGTCAGTCTATTTCCTCCACTACCTGGCGGAACTGTAGAGAGGAGGCTGAGGGACCCTGGAATCCAGAAATGA